The sequence TGCTTCGTCGGCCCTGGCAACCAACTGCAGCGCAGTTTTTTCAATCGGATGATCACGATCGGCGGCACTCAATTGCGCCACGCCTATCGAGACAGTCGCCGTCAGCGCGCTTCCGTCAGAGAGCACGATGGGCTGGCCCGCCATGCTGGCGCGGATGCGCTCGGCGACTACCAGCGCATGCGACAAACCCGCATCGATCAGCAAGACCACAAATTCTTCGCCGCCAAACCGTCCCAGCGCGTCACTTAGTCGCAATTCCGCCTTGATTCGTAGTGCTACTTGCTGCAGCACTTCATCGCCGCCCTGGTGGCCCGCACTGTCGTTGATTTTCTTGAAGTGATCGATGTCGATATACATGCATGACAAGGGGAATTCCTGACGCCGGGTGCGGCCGATTTCTTCCTGTAACCGGCGCTCCAGATAGCGCCGGTTGTTCACGCCGGTCAGTGAGTCGGTCAGGCCAATGCGTTTGAGGCGTTCATTGTTGATGACGTTCTCAAGACAGATCGCGATGATGCATCCAAGGTGTTCGATGAAATCGCTCGCCATGCCGCTGGCAAAGCGACCTTCGTGCAGACTGCCAAGGCTAAGGCAGCCGATCAGGCGTCCCTGACGCAGCAGGGGGACCACCGCGACACTGGCCGGCGTTAATACTTGTTTCGGGAAAATCACGCCATGCCGCGCCGAACTGAACCGTCCCAATACCGGATGGGTCATTGGTGCCAGCGTCAGGCCGAGTTCGGCTTCACGGTCGATGAACAGCAGGTTAGGGAATTCTGCCTGGTCAAGAGCCAGCTCGACCATGATGCGGCGGATATCGTATTCGGTGTCGATCAGGCACAAGGTCACGACATCGAGCTGGGAAGATTCCGAGAGAGTGTCGAAGATGCTTTCGATCAGTTCGCGCAAGCTGTTAGCCGCGATGAATTTCAAGTCGAAGGCCTGGTGGCGACGCATGATTTTCTGGTTGCGCTGCGCTTGCTCGAGCAGCAATACAAGCCTGTCACGCAATTGGATATTTTCAGTGACCAGCTTGTTCGTCATTCGGGTAATTTCCGATCAGGCAAAAGAGGCAGTTCAACTAGCAATGCCATTATGTTATCAGGCAACCATCAGCATATTGCCTGAAACCATTGGCTATGGATAACAGTAACTTGTTCAATGCCGTGAGAGCGACGCTGCGCTCCGATGCTGCAACCCGCGAAATGCCCCCACTGAACGAGCGTCCCGACCTGCCCGCGCAGTAGGCGGCAGCAGGACATTCGACACGTCGAGGCCAGACATGCAGGTATCATCAGAGGGATTTTTTTCCCTGCGTCCGGACGCCTCGCTGCTCTGGCTGCGTCAATAGAAAGATTTCTATGCTCGCATGGCTACGCAGTTTGTTGAGTGCCCGAAAGTTGCCAGTCTCCGTGACAAGCGAGACTGACGATGATGGTGCTGTGTGCATTGTCGACACTCCTGTTCGTGATGACGATACACACCGGATTTCATGGATGCAGCGCAACGAAGTCTCGGCGGATTTCACCCGTTTGCTGTTCGTTACCCGCGACGACAGCGCGATTTTTGTCACGCCGGCCGAAGTAGCCGTTCTTGCAGAGCTCGGTCGCCTTCTTGCCTCGGCACATGCCGGCAGCAGCCTCGTGCGTCGTTTGCCGGGGGTCCTTCCACAGTTGCTACAAAGCCTGCGCTCTGACAGTTTCTCGGGGGCGGCGCTGGCACGGATGATTTCTCATGATGTTGTGTTGGTGGCGGAGGTGTTGCGGCTGGCGAGCACAGCAACCCATGGTGCCAGCACAATGACCAGCATTGAGCATGCGGTGCTGGTGCTGGGTCAGAACGGCTTGCGGCAACTCATTAGCGGTGTCGCGTTCAAGCCCATCATCGACCTCAAATCCGGACATTACACGCGGCGCATTGCGCCTCGTCTCTGGCAGCAGTCGGAGCAATGTGCATTGGCTTGCCGCCTGCTTGCTGAGCATGAAGACGTGGTGCCGTTCGAGGCGTTTCTTGCCGGCCTGATCCAGTATGTCGGGTTGATCGCTTCATTGCGGGTGCTGGAACAAGTTGCCGAAGGCGACGCCACGCTCGGTTCGGCCAGCTTTTGCAATGCCTTGATCGCGCATGCACGCGTCCTGTCGTGCAGCATCGCGACGGAATGGCAATTCCCGCCGGCGATCATCGTTGCCATCGAAGAGCAGGGCAGCAAGCACGACTTAATGCGCATGTCGCCGCTGGGACGGGTCCTGTCGAGCGCTGATTACCTGAGCAAGGTGTGTGTGTTGGGGCATCATCAACGGCTGCGTCCGGACGCCATCAGTGACTTGTCAGAAATCGCTCTGGGCTGCCTGCAGCAGCTCCGTGCTGCCGACCAACCGCCGGAAGCATACTGCGAATAAAAAAAATCCCGCACGGTCGCGGGATTTTTTTTGGCCGGACAGCCTGCTATCTACACATTGAACAGGAAGTTCAGTACGTCGCCATCCTTGACCACGTACTCCTTGCCTTCCGCGCGCATCTTGCCGGCATCCTTCGCGCCGGCTTCGCCCTTGAACGCGATGAAGTCGTCGTAGGCAATCGTCTGCGCGCGAATGAAGCCGCGCTCGAAATCGGTATGAATCACGCCGGCAGCCTGGGGGGCGGTGTCGCCGACATGGATAGTCCAGGCGCGGACTTCCTTGACGCCGGCAGTGAAGTAGGTCTGCAAGCCGAGCAAGGTGTAGGCAGAACGGATCAGACGATCCAGGCCGGGTTCGGTCATGCCCATGTCGGCCAGGAATTCGGCTTTGTCGGCGTCTTCGAGGTCAGAGATTTCGGATTCGATGGCCGCGCAAATCGCCACGACCGGCGCGTTCTGTTTCTTTGCGTATTCGGTCAACTGGTCCAGTAGCGGATTGTTCGTGAAGCCGGTGTCGGACACATTGCCAACATACATCGCCGGTTTGGCGGTGATCAGGCACAGTGGCTTGATCAGGGCCATTTCTTCGGCATCCAGACCCATCGCCCGCACGGGCAGCGCCAGGTCGAGTTGCGGCATGATGCGCTCGAGAATGACGACCAGCTTGGCTGCGTCCTTGTCGCCGGAGCGGGCTTTCTTGCTTTCGCGATGGATGGCTTTCTCGACGGCGGCCATGTCGGCCAGCGCCAGTTCGGTCTGGATGACTTCGATGTCGTCAAGCGGGTTGATGCGACCGGCGACGTGGATCACGTTGTCATCTTCGAAGCAGCGCACAACATTGACGATCGCGTCGGTTTCGCGGATGTGCGCGAGGAACTGGTTGCCCAAGCCTTCGCCTTTGGAGGCACCGGCGACCAGGCCGGCGATATCGACAAATTCGACCGTCGTTGGCACCGCGCGCTGCGGCTTGACGATCTCGGACAGGGCAACCATACGGGGGTCAGGCACTTCGACCATGCCGACATTGGGTTCGATCGTACAGAACGGATAATTCTCAGCCGGGATGCCGGCCTTAGTCAGCGCATTGAAGAGGGTGGATTTGCCGACGTTCGGGAGGCCGACGATGCCGCATTTGAGACTCATGATGTGTGCTTTGCTGGAAAGAAAATTTAAGACGCTATTTTACCGTAGCGGCGGGCTTGGACTGCGCAAATGCGCGGGTGCTGCCGGATCAGCATGCATTGCCGGCAAAAATCGGCAGGGTCCGGATTAGCCCTTGGCCGTATGCAGCCGCATTGTTGCAGCATCAAACTTGCCGTCGCAGAGCATCGGGATAATGTCGATGCTCTGCGCGATGGCTTCATCGAGCAGGGGTTGTTCTTCCTTGCGCGGACGATGCAGCACGTAGTCGGCAACCGGCTGTTGTGACCCTTGCGTGCGCGGGTGGCCGATGCCGAGGCGCAAACGCCAGTAATCCTGCGAGCCGAGTGCCGCCGTGATGTCCTTGAGGCCGTTATGGCCGCCGGACGAGCCGCCTTTTTTCAGACGTGCGGCACCAGGCAGCAAGTCGAGTTCGTCATGCACGACCAAAACTTCGTCGACGGCAATCTTGTAAAACCTGGCCAGCGCACCGACTGACTGGCCGGAGCGATTCATGAAGGTTTGCGGTTCGAGCAACCAGACTTCGTGGTGCGCGATGCCGGCTTTTGCAGCAAGCGCATTGAAACGGGTCTCGCGCACCAGCTTGCACCGGGCGATACCGTTGGCGAGGTTGTCGACCAGCCAGAAGCCGGCGTTGTGACGGGTTTGTTCGTATTCCGGTCCGGGGTTGCCGAGACCGACGATCAGTCGTATGGCCATGATGGAATTGACTATTCAAAAAGCGATTATCGCGGATTCCGCATGAAAAAAGCCCGTCGCGAAGGACGGGCTTTTCGGTGGTCCGGCTAAAACGCCGGTCCGGATGACAATTACTTCTTGTCGGCAGGTGCGTTAGCAGTAGCTTGCGCGGCTGCAGCAGCGGCATCAGCAGCTTCTTCAACACGACCGGCAGGAATCGAGGCAGCAGCAATCGTCGGATTGTCGTCGCCACCGTGAATGACGGCGGTGACGCCTGCAGGCAATTGCAGGTCGGCCAGGTGGATCGAAGAACCGATTTCCAGCGCGCCGAGGTCGACGGTCAGGAATTCCGGCAGGTCAGCTGGCAAACAGGTGACTTCCAGCTCGCTGACGACGTGGCTGATGATGCCGGACGACAGCTTGACTGCTGGCGATGCATCGCCGTTGATGAAGTGCAGTGGCACCTTGACGTGGATTTTTTGCGAAGCATCGACGCGCTGGAAGTCAGCATGCAAGACGAGTTGCTTGTAGGCGTGGACCTGGAAATCACGCAGCAGGACTTTTTCAACTTTGCCGTCGATTTCGAGGTCGAGAATCGACGAGTGGAAGGTCTCTTTCTTCAGCGCGTGGTAGAGCGCGTTGTGGTCGAGGCTGATGTTCACGGGAACGCCGCTACCACCGTAGACGATACCTGGGGTCTGGCCTGCAATACGCTGGCGGCGGCTCGCTCCGGTCCCCAGTGCTGTGCGTGCGAATGCGATAACTTTCATGTGTTGCTCCAAATGTTGCAAGGCATTGCCTTGCGATAAAAATCCCCCGCGACCAGGGGATCCGAAAACGGATGCGGCTGGCGCATCCGGGGTTTGATGACGCCGCGTACTGCTGCGGACATCACCGGCCTTCGCATTGCTGCAAAGGGTTCAGCGTTCTTAAACTTATTCGGCAAACAGCGACATCACCGAGTCACCGGTACTGATGCGGCGGAAGGTCTCTGCCAGCAAGGCGGCGCAGCTGAGCTGGCGGATCTTGCTGCAGGCCCGTGCTGCCTCTGACAGCGGAATGGTATCGACCACGACCAGTTCGTCGAGCGTCGATGCATTGATGCGCTCGATGGCGGGGCCGGACAGGACCGGATGCGTACAGTAGGCGATGACTTTCTTGGCGCCGCGATCTTTCAGGACTTCGGCGGCCTTCACTAGCGTGCCGGCGGTATCGACCATGTCATCCATGATCACGCAGTTGCGGCCTTCGACTTCACCGATGATGTTCATTACTTCGGAGACGTTGGCCTTCGGACGGCGCTTGTCGATGATGGCCAGGTCGCAGTTGAGACGCTTGGCCAGTGCCCGGGCGCGCACCACGCCACCAACGTCCGGCGAGACCACCAGCAGGTCATCGTAGTTTTTGGCAACCAGGTCGCTGAGCAGGATGGGTGATGCGTAAATATTGTCGACAGGGATATCGAAGAAGCCCTGAATCTGATCGGCATGCAAGTCCATGATCAGCACGCGTTCGACGCCGACTTCCTGCAGCATGTTGGCCACGACTTTTGCCGAGATCGCCACGCGCGCCGAGCGCGGACGGCGGTCCTGACGGGCATAACCAAAATACGGGATGGCAGCGGTGATGCGACCGGCGGAGGCGCGCTTGAGCGCATCGACCATCAGCATCAATTCCATCAGGCTGTCGTTGGTGGGCGCGCAGGTCGATTGCAGGACGAAGACATCCTTGCCGCGCACATTTTCATTGATTTCGACGACAATTTCGCCATCGGAAAACTTGGAGACAACCGCTTTGCCCAATTCGATACCGAGGTGTTTCACAACGCCAAGCGCTAGATCCGGATTTGCGTTGCCGGTAAAAACCATCAGGTTATC comes from Actimicrobium sp. CCC2.4 and encodes:
- a CDS encoding 50S ribosomal protein L25/general stress protein Ctc, yielding MKVIAFARTALGTGASRRQRIAGQTPGIVYGGSGVPVNISLDHNALYHALKKETFHSSILDLEIDGKVEKVLLRDFQVHAYKQLVLHADFQRVDASQKIHVKVPLHFINGDASPAVKLSSGIISHVVSELEVTCLPADLPEFLTVDLGALEIGSSIHLADLQLPAGVTAVIHGGDDNPTIAAASIPAGRVEEAADAAAAAAQATANAPADKK
- the ychF gene encoding redox-regulated ATPase YchF, which translates into the protein MSLKCGIVGLPNVGKSTLFNALTKAGIPAENYPFCTIEPNVGMVEVPDPRMVALSEIVKPQRAVPTTVEFVDIAGLVAGASKGEGLGNQFLAHIRETDAIVNVVRCFEDDNVIHVAGRINPLDDIEVIQTELALADMAAVEKAIHRESKKARSGDKDAAKLVVILERIMPQLDLALPVRAMGLDAEEMALIKPLCLITAKPAMYVGNVSDTGFTNNPLLDQLTEYAKKQNAPVVAICAAIESEISDLEDADKAEFLADMGMTEPGLDRLIRSAYTLLGLQTYFTAGVKEVRAWTIHVGDTAPQAAGVIHTDFERGFIRAQTIAYDDFIAFKGEAGAKDAGKMRAEGKEYVVKDGDVLNFLFNV
- a CDS encoding ribose-phosphate pyrophosphokinase — protein: MALDNLMVFTGNANPDLALGVVKHLGIELGKAVVSKFSDGEIVVEINENVRGKDVFVLQSTCAPTNDSLMELMLMVDALKRASAGRITAAIPYFGYARQDRRPRSARVAISAKVVANMLQEVGVERVLIMDLHADQIQGFFDIPVDNIYASPILLSDLVAKNYDDLLVVSPDVGGVVRARALAKRLNCDLAIIDKRRPKANVSEVMNIIGEVEGRNCVIMDDMVDTAGTLVKAAEVLKDRGAKKVIAYCTHPVLSGPAIERINASTLDELVVVDTIPLSEAARACSKIRQLSCAALLAETFRRISTGDSVMSLFAE
- a CDS encoding HDOD domain-containing protein, yielding MQRNEVSADFTRLLFVTRDDSAIFVTPAEVAVLAELGRLLASAHAGSSLVRRLPGVLPQLLQSLRSDSFSGAALARMISHDVVLVAEVLRLASTATHGASTMTSIEHAVLVLGQNGLRQLISGVAFKPIIDLKSGHYTRRIAPRLWQQSEQCALACRLLAEHEDVVPFEAFLAGLIQYVGLIASLRVLEQVAEGDATLGSASFCNALIAHARVLSCSIATEWQFPPAIIVAIEEQGSKHDLMRMSPLGRVLSSADYLSKVCVLGHHQRLRPDAISDLSEIALGCLQQLRAADQPPEAYCE
- a CDS encoding sensor domain-containing diguanylate cyclase, which codes for MTNKLVTENIQLRDRLVLLLEQAQRNQKIMRRHQAFDLKFIAANSLRELIESIFDTLSESSQLDVVTLCLIDTEYDIRRIMVELALDQAEFPNLLFIDREAELGLTLAPMTHPVLGRFSSARHGVIFPKQVLTPASVAVVPLLRQGRLIGCLSLGSLHEGRFASGMASDFIEHLGCIIAICLENVINNERLKRIGLTDSLTGVNNRRYLERRLQEEIGRTRRQEFPLSCMYIDIDHFKKINDSAGHQGGDEVLQQVALRIKAELRLSDALGRFGGEEFVVLLIDAGLSHALVVAERIRASMAGQPIVLSDGSALTATVSIGVAQLSAADRDHPIEKTALQLVARADEALYRAKQSGRNRVIGAS
- the pth gene encoding aminoacyl-tRNA hydrolase — encoded protein: MAIRLIVGLGNPGPEYEQTRHNAGFWLVDNLANGIARCKLVRETRFNALAAKAGIAHHEVWLLEPQTFMNRSGQSVGALARFYKIAVDEVLVVHDELDLLPGAARLKKGGSSGGHNGLKDITAALGSQDYWRLRLGIGHPRTQGSQQPVADYVLHRPRKEEQPLLDEAIAQSIDIIPMLCDGKFDAATMRLHTAKG